The Equus asinus isolate D_3611 breed Donkey chromosome 25, EquAss-T2T_v2, whole genome shotgun sequence genomic sequence TGAGGGTCTGGGAGGAATGCTGATGAGAGCACTTTGGGATTTGGGAAAGATAGGGTTTGGAAGGTCGTGAAGGAAGGCAAGTGAAGTTCAGAGGGAGATCTGGGAGCTCAGTGAATAAAGAAGCCATCGAGGAGCCCAGCCACCAAGCTTCCAGGAGACCAGGCCCTCCTACTTCAGAGCCCTCCAATGTCCTCCCAAGGCTCCCTCAATCTCCCTGGGGCTGGCAGGGGACCCAGCCCTCGCCTCGCTTCCAGTGGGgtaagaataagaaaacagatGGAACAGCTGCTTCTGCCCCGCCCCCTCTtcggtctctgtctctctgccacccccacccagccTTGCCAAGAGCTTAGGTCCCAGGGAAGTCTGGGGGTGGCGGAGCAGGGACCATGTGATGTCAGGAAGAGGGGGCACTAGGATACTGTAGCCAATCCCTACTCTCCCTTCATAtgactcccctttctcctcttcctctttcttggcccAGATTCTTCTCTCCAGATTCTTCTTTCCCCcaattctttcctctttgttttcctgTCTGCCCGCTCCCTGCCAAAGTCCTTTCAGAATGGCCCCTACATAAAATCCCAGGCTGCTCGAGGGCTCCAGGCAACCTTGAGGTGCCCCTCCTGGATAGGGCCGATAACTGAGCCACCAGCACCCCTCCTTCACATACCCCACTTATCCCCACCATCAGCCCCAGCTTGGGTTCCATCTCCTGCATGTCTCTGTGACAACTGCTTCTCATGTCCGGAGTTCAGGTGACACTCACAAGGCCCCCATTGAAGAGCTGGGATGTCATCTGATCAGGGCCCATTGTCCAGCCTGTCAGGCCTGGGGAAGGATGGGGACACCTGATCTGAGACACCTGAGCTGCCCCCTGAGACCATGGAGGGGCTGGCTGTCCCAAGGCCAAAGCAAAGAGGCCCCCTGGCTTGACAGTTCCCTCTCCTCAACAGACCCCTCCATTTTTCTGCTCTCTCCCAGCCCCTTGAACTCAGAGGACCCATGCACTCAGCCCTTTATCTCCCCCAACACATACTAATCCATTCTCCCTACTGCCACTGTCCCTACATCAACTAAGTCGGGCTGTGGGTGGGAGTGGCCAGCAGCTGGGACAAGACCCCACAGGATTCCTCTCCCTGTCCCTGAGAGCCCTGACTCCAGGGAAAATGCTGAGatattcctctctcccttcccaccacCACCCCATGGAAGGGCTGGTCCTGCAGAGGAGTAAGAGGAATGCAACTAGAAGTAATGGAAGCGTAACCCAGGGAAACCAACATGATGTGGTCAGGAGAGAACAGAATTGAAGGACCAAAAGAGGCCTCCAGTCTGCTGACAGGAAGCTCAGAGGCAGTGAGAACCCCCCCTCCTCATGAAACCTTAGGCCAGCCACTCAGGCTGCCACCCTCTCCGTCAGACTGACCAAGGACACCAGACTGACCCCTTGCTGGGGTAGGCAACAGAGACAAGGCTATGGAGGGGAGCCTTGCCCATCACCGCCAACAGCAGAGCTTAGCTGTGCTAGGCAGGCAAGGTCCAGGGTAATAACAGAGCCAGAGGAACCCTGGCCAGGTCCTGTGACCACCCCCgcctgcctgccccaccctcctcaGTGTCTGCCCAGGCAGCCAAGAGCCACTGCAGAGTCCTCTGCAGGCCTCCAGAGCTAGCTCAGCTCTAGCTGCTCTGTCTCCACGCCCCAAACCCTGACTCCTTCTAGCTAGGGTATGGATTGAGGGACATAGAGAACAGGTCTGGATTTAGGGCTCTTGGGTTCCCCTACAACATAAAATTTCACTGAAGGATAAATTTCGGTAGAAATCTGATCTCACGGCTATTTGAGCTGTGGGACCAGGGCCATGGCTGAGGGCCCCCCTCACCCGGACCCCAGATACCCTGAGCATGGTCCCCAGCTCACTTCCAcggccggggggggggggagtaggTGAGCTGCGCAATGGGCTCTGAGCTGGAGACGGCGATGGAGACTCTCATCAGTGTGTTCCACGCCCACTCGGGCAAGGAAGGGGACAAGTACAAGCTGAGCAAGAAGGAGCTGAAAGAGCTGCTGCAGACCGAGCTCTCCGGCTTCCTGGACGTGAGCACATGGTGGGGTACAGGGTGGAATGGGCAAGGGGTGGCAGAACAGAGTGGGTACCTCCCTgccatctccccaccccaccccagctcagaccaaccatctccttcctctcccaggcTTCTCTCCTGGGTTTGCCAGGCTCCCCTACTCCTCCTGGGCCAAGTCAAAATGCCCTGATTTATTGATCACCTGTTAAGTGCTATGTTAAGACCCTATGTAGTGCCTCAATAACAAGGCTCACAGCCTAGAAGGGAAAGACTGACACTTGAAAATAAACCATGAACACCAGGAAGTGAGTTCAGGAAAGAGCAGAGTTAAAGGGCCAAAAGAGGCCCCCACTCTGCTGAAAGGAAGCTCAGAGGCAGTGAGCCCTTCCTCTGCCCCGAAGCCTTCGGCAGCCCCTCAGGAAGTATATAAAGCCTGAACAGAAGTGCCAGAAAGGATTATGGGAGAATATTAACCTGACTGAAGTGAGACAGCTTCTCCAAAGAGGTGGCACTTGAGCCATGGGTTTCCATCGCAAGGTTCTTAGGGTAAAGGTAGATGTTTGAGGAGGAGGTATTTGCATGAACAAAAGCATGGGAGAAAGAAGAATGTGGAGAATGCTCAGTGGTTTTGACCAGAGTGAAGGATGCAGACAAGTAGGCTGCAAATGCTAACAGGGGTCATATAGTAAAGGAGAAGCCAATAGAAAGTgcaccaggggccggcccagtggcacagcagttaagtgcacatgttccactttggcggcccagggttcaccgcttcagatcccaggtgtggacatggcaccacttggcaagccatgctgtggtagacatcccacctataaagtggaggaagatgggcacggatgttagctcagggccagtcttcctccccaaaaagaagaggattggcagcagatgttagctcagggctaatcttcctaaaaaaaaaaaaaaagaaagaaagaaagaaagaaagtgcacCAGCTTTGAGGTTTTATTGGACCTAGTTTCAAATTTTGGccctgccactttctagctgtgtaactttgggcacgTTATTGAACCACAAACTGttcatctctgcctcctcctccccaatcAACCACCCACCTTGCCCCTGACCATGCTATTCATCTCCCTGTACACCTAACTCTCCATCTCTTCCCTCCACAGGCCCAGAAGGATGCAGATGCTGTGGACAAGGTGATGAAGGAGCTAGACGAGAACGGAGACGGGGAGGTGGACTTCCAGGAGTACGTGGTGCTGGTGGCTGCCCTCACAGTGGCCTGTAACAACTTCTTCTGGGAGAACAGTTGAGCAGACAGCCCTAGGGGGCAGCGCCCTTCCCCTCCACCCTGCCATACCTGCCCCTTTGCCCTGCTTCCCCTTCAtccctttttcctctccccacactcccacctttgcccaccctccaacaaGGGCGCAAGAGTAGTGGGCCAGGCCTGCCACTCATCTTTCATTAAAGGCTCCTCTCTCGCCAACCGCTGTCTGTCTCCTATGGGGTCTGGAAATGGGTGGGAAAGTGAAGGCTGCTCACTCCCAGCTTGCCTTATTTGAGGAGGGCTCTTATTTGGAGAGAGGTCAAGGGACCATTACATCTTCCTACCTGAGGAATGCTCAAGGCCGGGAAGGTAGGGGTTCAAAGTTCCAACCAGAAGTGGAGGAGATAGCTTCTCAGCtataaagccagaaaaagaaagaatttcccTTCAACCTTCAAAGAATAGTTACTGAGGACCTACCATATGCTAGACATTGTGTAGgaactggggatacagcagtgaacaaaacaaacatgATGCTTACCCTCACCTAGGTAAAGTCCAGTAAGGATGCTAGACCAGTAAACACACGCAcacgggccagcccggtggtgcagcggttaagttcgcacgttccgcttctcggcagtctggggttcgccgtttcagatcctgggtgcggacacggcaccgcctgggacgccgtgctgtggtaggcgtcccacatataaagcagaggaagatgggcacggtgttagctcagggccaggcttccccagcaaaaagaggaggattggcagtagttagctcagggctcatcttcctaaaaaaataaataaataaaataaaaataaacacacacatacaggtaAATgctaggaagaaaaatgaaaggatcCTGATGTGCCTGtatggggagggaaggaagggttGAAGATGTGCTTATTCACTCATTCTTCAAACATTTGAGCATTTTACTGTGTGCCCAGGCATAAGAAAAATCTCGGATAGGTCCGCATCAAAATCCAacatagggggccggccctgtgggtgTGTGGTTGAGGTCCCCCGCTCCCCttgggtggcccagagtttctGCGGTTGGgaacctgggcatggacatggcacagctcatcaaggcatactgaggtggcatcccacatgccaccactaggaggacccataactaaaaatatacaactatgtacccaggagctttggggagaaaaaggaaaaataaaatctttggggaaaaaaatccaacacagatggcagatgggaagagaggaCATGGAAACTGGAGCAGGGTTGCAAAGATTCCCCCCAAATAAGGATTTAGAAATATTCAGGCCAagttggggaggagaggaagcgaACAAGAAATACGGACGGGCGGTCATGTCCAGCACAGAACCCAGTAGAGGTGTGCTGCCAGCACCGGGCCCCCAGGGCGATTGTGATACTCCACAACTCTGAACAGGGCGAACGATGATGAGGGGAGAGCCAGGGCTAATTACTCGGGGGGGCTGTAAGGAAGAGACCCAGGCAAGTCCGACGTAAATAATTTTAGACAGTCAGCCTCGGCTTGGGGCGTGGGGGGGCGGGATAGCACGTGAGGAAATAAGACAACCTTCCTGCTCAGGACCAAAACCACTCTGAGCCGCCCAGATCCCGAGAAACCACACCTCCAACAGGAAACTGCCACAAGACGCAACCGCAAGGCCGTTGGCCACGCCCCCCTATGGGCGGGTCACTGCGTGTAACTCAGAGACCTTTGCTAAGGCCCCGCCTTCTCCCTAGGGCTCCGCCCCCATCCCCGCGCAGGCGTAGCACAAATCTTCCCGCTCCCTAGTCGTGCGTGGATCGGACGTCTGACGTAATTGCGTCGACGCCATTTTAGCCGGTCCCACTCCGCACTGGGCGTGGCGGCCATTTTGTTTTGGACAGCGAGCGGGAGTTGGCCGCAGCGGCTGTGGTGGCACAGACGAAAAGCAGGCAAGGGCAGGTCGGGCGAGCAGGCGGACCGGCCtaccagccagccagccagccaacgGCAACGAACTAACCTAGCAATTTACCGCTTACACCTCTGATCAACCGCCCACCAACTTAAGCCGAGCCCGTCCACCGGCCACTCGGGTTCGGCCGGCCGCCGGCCCGCCTGCCGCAGCCGTGGTGGCAGCCCCGGGAGGAGCACTGGCGTCTGTTTCCTTCGGTGCGTGTTTgtggtgaggaggagggagaagtgtTGGGGGTGGCCGCGGCCGGGCGACGGCGGGCTATGGCCCCAGATAGGGTGCTGGAGCGCGGGGGCCCGCGAGGGGGCGGAGCCCCGGAggaggcgggggcgggcccgggtTGGGGACCCGTCCGGCGCCGGGCGAGAGCTTGGCGTTTGGTGGGATGGAAAGGAAAGTGGTTCGAGCGGAGTTGGCGGTGTCGACAGGGCTTTGAGATGGCTGGGAGGTGACACGAGGACTACAGGATTTGGGGGCGCGGTGGGGAGTGATGGCGGCGGGAGGGTTAAATCTTAGAGCGCGCGCTCTGGGAGCTGACTCCCAGGCGAATGCCCGCCCAGGaagcctttcctcctccctcccccggtCCGCAGTCCCTTGCTGAGGCCCTACTTGATTTCGGAGTCGAAAGCCGGGTTTGAGAGTAGGTATGCCTGTATCACCTCTCTGGATCAGTGCTTCTCAGTTGTGGCTGCACGTGAGAAGCACTTAGGCAgcctgtttttttgctttttcctccttCCAGTTGCTGGTCCCCAGACCTCACCACCAGAGATTGTTTTTTGATTGGCTCGAGCCCTGGCTTCTGTATTTTGTTTAAAGCTTCTTGCAGCCGAGGTTGAGAAGGACTGCTCTAGATTAAGAGCCAAACTCTTAGACTTCGGTTAGCTAGGTCCAGGGCTGCCATTTTGGAGTCTCTGGCAGGTATTTCCTATCCTGTAGCCTTGAAGTTTGTTTGTTGGAGGTAACTATCTTAGAAATGTAAGCACCTGAAAGGAGTTTTAGTGTGACCATCAGTAATCATTGATACAGGCCTATTCAATGGTTATCGGTTTGAGACTCTGGCCCTGGTAGAAATGAGGTGGTGGTTATTCTGATTTGCTCTTTCTGTCTATTGTCCTTTATAGATTCTCGGGATTTGAAGATGGCTGCACAGTCAGCGCCGAAAGTTGTGCTAAAAAGCACCACCAAGATGTCTCTAAATGAGCGGTGAGGCAGCCAACAGCAACTTCAGCTCGTTCATAAGAAAACATTACTTAAATTGGCCCTGGGGTCCAATGCACAAAAACCGGTTTTAAACTAAATACCAACAGCAGGCTACAGACCTCTGTTCTTAGTTGCATCTTATGTGGTACACAAAACAAATTGGGCGGTTGTTTCAAAACCCCTTATCAGTAGATTTTTATGTTAAGCTGTCTGAGAGATTTATCTGGTgggatgtattttaaaaagactcCTCACATCCTCCCTTTTCTTCACGTTTTTTACATTGATACAGGGGTGGTGCAGCTCGGTAGCATGGTACCTGGCTGCAGTAGGCTTGCTGCCCAGTCCAAGGCCGGCAGTGTTGTGTCTGGCCTGTAAGAGGCAGGTAGCAAGCTGTGAATATGTCCAAAGGCCCTCGAATGTCATTCTTGGGCCTTGTAAGAGGCACTTGCTTTGCTCCATTTCACTTTCTTTCCGTTCTGCtcttagtttgtttttgttttggattcTTTCACAGTTAAGTGTTCTTCTCTTCCATTCTATTAAACTTACCTTGAGAGGAGTAGTAGAACAGTGTCTTCACAAGCtcttaaatgattgaatgaatcaAACGTTTTCAGAAGTAACCGCTTGGAGTCAGAAAAAGTAATCATTTGAGACTAAGGAAAGTTAAGGTATTTAACAGCAGTTTCTGTCTCCAAGAGCTTTGTTCATTAAGTGTCTTTCATCAGTGATTTTATTAAGTTGATGTTAGACCAGTGAAAGATTTACctaatgtttatttttgctttttctgaggCCTATGTGCTTATCATCTCTTAGGGTATGATACACTAATTCTTCATGTTCACATGTTACTAAGTGAACAAATGtataagaaaatgtgatacactcCTATAATTTATATGTGTTATTTTCATGGGCTGTGAAGGTCCTTTAGTCCTTCCTTATATTTGCCCTTAAAATGCACCCTCAGGTCCCCCAAGGTTTTGGCTTTCTTCGTTTGTCTTTGAAACTACATCTTCTGTCTCTTGTTGTCATCATATCTGCTTATTGCGTGTTTTTCATACCTTCCATCTCTCTAAAAGCCGTTACCTGAGCCCTTGTTATCACTTTTGATTGAATGTGCTGCACTTAGCTGCGTTTCTAAGTTTCTGATTCTTGCAAGTTTGTGGAAGCAGAGGAGTCTTTAACCCACATCAGCCTTGATCCAAGTGTACCACTTTACTTAAAGTTCGTGGGATCTGGAGCTCCTGGTCTAGCAAGCCATGAAAATGCCAATAAATGTCTTGTaataaagcttttatttaaaCATCCATTCTGTTCGACCTTGAAGCTTTACTAATATGCTGAAGAACAAACAGCCGATGCCAGTGAATATTCGAGCTTCGATGCAGCAACAACAGCAGCTAGCCAGTGCCAGAAACAGAAGACTGGCCCAGCAGATGGAGAATAGACCCTCTGTCCAGGCAGCATTAAAACTTAAGCAGGTGAGAGAATGGGTCTTAACACTCCAGAAGCAGCTGATGATCTCTGTCAGGCAGTCCACTGAGGCTGTCAGGACATGATGAATGATTACAAGGTGGCTCAGGGCAAAAGCTGAAACTTCTCTGGAAGGAAGAGAAGTTCAGAGAATTCCCATTTTGACAGGTACCAATAAATAactttgttgtctttctcttttagGGAGTTACCGTCAATGTGGCCTGTTTCTATGTTGTCAATGAACATTAATCTCTCGTTTTCTGATCCTTTGCCCTTAAAGTAGATTCACTGGCTTTTTCCACAAAGaaattttggtttctgttttacATGATCTTCAAAAAATTGTTATTCCCTGTTAAATGATGTAGAAATTagggaaataattttattctttctccccTGGTACAGGGAGTCTGAATGGGCTTAGTCAAAGGTTTTCACTGCTAAAATATGGAAAGAGTAAGGTGACCCTTATCTCCACTGCACCTAAAGTTCTGTCAGTAAAGTACAGCAAGTGAGAGCACTGAGTAATTAATTTAAGTTAGTGGGTTCTCTTTCAAATTTCCAGTAAGACATAATCCTATTCAGACCTGAAATAAAACCTGCTCTTTATTATTCATAGACTTTATATGCAAGTCCGGACAGTGGCTGTGGAAGGATATGTCCAAGCTGTGGCTGGGCGTCTGGAGGGCGGTGCCATGCAACTGTAAGGACTTTAACTGGTAGCACTGCATGGCTGCGCATAAATTCAGCAGTTAAATATaacaccctcccacccccaccctgaacCATCGGGCTCACTGACCAAAAATAAACAAGGCCTTCTGCTTCAGCTACCTTAAGCCTTGGAGTGACTGCATTCGTCCCTGACTCAGGAAAGCAGTAAAAAGCACCACCATTTTCCAagagtaaatataaaaaaattggcTGAAGATAAGTCTCTTGAGAGATCATTCCACAGGACCTTTAAACATAGCCTTAAATATAGGCTGTGCAGAAAGCAGCCTCCAGAGCAGCGCTGTCCCAATAGAACTTTCTATTGTGACGGAAATGTCCTATATCTGTGCTCTCCAATACAGTAGTCACTAACCAAATGTGACTGTTGAGCGCTCTgaatgtggctagtggctgccgtAGGATACAGCACAGGTCTAGAGTGGAAACTGGGTGGTATAGTTGACATCGTTAAGCTTCCTGTCAATGCTAGAGACCAGTATTGGTGGCAACTaaggattgggaaggaagaagaactTCTAAGCACTGTAGATTCTCCCCTTAAAGCACAGATCCTAGGAGAACATACTCAGGATGACCAAACACAAGGAACTTGTAGAATGAAGTCCTGACGTCGTAATTGTGTGCTATCAAGGGAATGATGTGACAGGCTTTTATGGTTGGTTACACCTATCCATGCTGGGTGAATAACGTTCAGAGCCTGCCCCTCTGGTTAGAAGCAGTTTATAATCTTGTGTTAGAAAGCTGATAATAATAACTCGGAGCATATGGTTGCAAAAAGAAATCACTGGTTGTCACTcgtggatgaagcttgaggaagCATAGAATTTATTTCCGTTCATTTTGACTGATGGCTTTATAGGAAAACAGGTTTGCTAGGACCTTGGTTGTGTTCAAGGCTACACAGTCACCTTTTCCTTTGAAAGAATTTAATTCTCTGACATGTGATCTTCATAGTTTCTCTTTGAGGAACAGATTCTTGACAGTCTCCGTCTCTGATGTATATGTCCTTATCCTCAACTGTGTAGCCCTGAGTTTTGTGATTATAGCTCACCTGTCTTAAGTCTAATACAAGTTTGGCTGGTGCTTTCTGGAGATACATTTGATTTATATGTTTAGTTTGAATTAAAGGTCATACAGGCTTACAGGAGCTGTTTGCAAGGGTAGACACGGCATTATGACTGTTTAAGAAATGTAAGGAAAGGGGTTTgacttttttgtgtttatttacaTCTTAAGGTAAAAAGTGGACCGTCTGGAGATAGATACTCAGAGGAAAAATGGAGCACACTGACCTCTTTGACTGAGAAATCAAATCTTGTTCTTAAGTCACAAGAATTCAAATGAACTTGTGGTTTAAATTTTGCCCCGAGTGTGATGAACTTCCTATGGTGTTTGAGTAAGCCTTTGAAGACAGTGGTAGTCCTTGGGCAGGTATGAATCAAGTCGTATTATTGTCAACCTCTggttcaaaaacagcagaatctAGGATTTGAAATATAGAGTGTTCTTACTAAAACTTAAGTTCCAAGCAGTGGTATATGACTTCTGTAGCCAAACTAGTGAGGTAATTTGTGGTGATGCCAATTTCATGAGACCATACTCAAGCTGCTTAGAAGCAGTGGATCAGAATTCAGCTTCTATACCGTGTTCTGAGGCAAAGGCTTGCTTCTGGTTTGGGATCCTGACACCCACAGCAGGTTTATTTCCCTCCACGCAGACATCTcacttgcttctttttctctgcaCTTTGAGTTGCCACGTCCCACTGGATTGCTTTTTTGATCTCAATCCCCCAAAACCTTTTCTTCCAGAAGAGCTTAAAGCAGCGCCTGGGTAAGAGTAACATCCAGGCACGGTTAGGCCGACCCATAGGGGCCCTGGCCAGGGGAGCAATCGGAGGACGAGGCCTGCCCATAATCCAGAGAGGCTTGCCCAGAGGAGGACTACGTGGGGGACGTGCCACAAGAACCCTACTTAGGGGCGGGATGTCGCTCCGAGGTCAGTGCTATGTACCTGATGATTGTCGGGCCCTacccccttcccttttctcttgggCTGCTTATGGACACATTGTTTAACATCTTTAAGCCTGAATttgtattaatataattaataacttttgaaatcacatatttttaataGTGCTGCATGTCTTTTATCGATACCATTCCTTTTCTGATAATGTGCAATGGTGAGAGGCTATGACCTGCATAACAACAGGTAATTCATGTCATCTCCATTCCATTTTAAAACACCCTGCTGCTGCTTGAATCAAAGCACATTCAAGTTCTAGAAATAAGTCAAATCTAAGAAATTTATAGGTCTGTTGGCCTGTGTATCTTAATCAACCATCTATATTCCTGTGCTAGTGAAACCCTCTTATtacactggaaaaaaaagagaaaacaaattgacCCATAGCACTTAGCTACATGTTACATTAACTCCCAGCTTCTTCCAAAAACAGATTTGTGGTCAGACTTGTTGAATTGATTAAATAAAGAGCAACTTAATCTATTCACACCCAGTGTGCAGCTTGCCCCACCCAACCTAAAAATTAACTGAATTAattctcatttaaccctcaccgCCTTCCTTTGGTTAGAATCTACT encodes the following:
- the S100A1 gene encoding protein S100-A1; translation: MGSELETAMETLISVFHAHSGKEGDKYKLSKKELKELLQTELSGFLDAQKDADAVDKVMKELDENGDGEVDFQEYVVLVAALTVACNNFFWENS
- the CHTOP gene encoding chromatin target of PRMT1 protein isoform X4 produces the protein MAAQSAPKVVLKSTTKMSLNERFTNMLKNKQPMPVNIRASMQQQQQLASARNRRLAQQMENRPSVQAALKLKQSLKQRLGKSNIQARLGRPIGALARGAIGGRGLPIIQRGLPRGGLRGGRATRTLLRGGMSLRGQNLLRGGRAVAPRMGLRRGGVRGRGGPGRGGLGRGAMGRGGIGGRGRGMIGRGRGGFGGRGRGRGRGRGALARPVLTKEQLDNQLDAYMSKTKGHLDAELDAYMAQTDPETND
- the CHTOP gene encoding chromatin target of PRMT1 protein isoform X2; translation: MAAQSAPKVVLKSTTKMSLNERFTNMLKNKQPMPVNIRASMQQQQQLASARNRRLAQQMENRPSVQAALKLKQTLYASPDSGCGRICPSCGWASGGRCHATSLKQRLGKSNIQARLGRPIGALARGAIGGRGLPIIQRGLPRGGLRGGRATRTLLRGGMSLRGQNLLRGGRAVAPRMGLRRGGVRGRGGPGRGGLGRGAMGRGGIGGRGRGMIGRGRGGFGGRGRGRGRGRGALARPVLTKEQLDNQLDAYMSKTKGHLDAELDAYMAQTDPETND
- the CHTOP gene encoding chromatin target of PRMT1 protein isoform X7, with amino-acid sequence MAAQSAPKVVLKSTTKMSLNERFTNMLKNKQPMPVNIRASMQQQQQLASARNRRLAQQMENRPSVQAALKLKQSLKQRLGKSNIQARLGRPIGALARGAIGGRGLPIIQRGLPRGGLRGGRATRTLLRGGMSLRGRGMIGRGRGGFGGRGRGRGRGRGALARPVLTKEQLDNQLDAYMSKTKGHLDAELDAYMAQTDPETND
- the CHTOP gene encoding chromatin target of PRMT1 protein isoform X5, which produces MAAQSAPKVVLKSTTKMSLNERFTNMLKNKQPMPVNIRASMQQQQQLASARNRRLAQQMENRPSVQAALKLKQTLYASPDSGCGRICPSCGWASGGRCHATKSLKQRLGKSNIQARLGRPIGALARGAIGGRGLPIIQRGLPRGGLRGGRATRTLLRGGMSLRGRGMIGRGRGGFGGRGRGRGRGRGALARPVLTKEQLDNQLDAYMSKTKGHLDAELDAYMAQTDPETND
- the CHTOP gene encoding chromatin target of PRMT1 protein isoform X8 yields the protein MAAQSAPKVVLKSTTKMSLNERFTNMLKNKQPMPVNIRASMQQQQQLASARNRRLAQQMENRPSVQAALKLKQVGV
- the CHTOP gene encoding chromatin target of PRMT1 protein isoform X1, producing MAAQSAPKVVLKSTTKMSLNERFTNMLKNKQPMPVNIRASMQQQQQLASARNRRLAQQMENRPSVQAALKLKQTLYASPDSGCGRICPSCGWASGGRCHATKSLKQRLGKSNIQARLGRPIGALARGAIGGRGLPIIQRGLPRGGLRGGRATRTLLRGGMSLRGQNLLRGGRAVAPRMGLRRGGVRGRGGPGRGGLGRGAMGRGGIGGRGRGMIGRGRGGFGGRGRGRGRGRGALARPVLTKEQLDNQLDAYMSKTKGHLDAELDAYMAQTDPETND
- the CHTOP gene encoding chromatin target of PRMT1 protein isoform X3 gives rise to the protein MAAQSAPKVVLKSTTKMSLNERFTNMLKNKQPMPVNIRASMQQQQQLASARNRRLAQQMENRPSVQAALKLKQKSLKQRLGKSNIQARLGRPIGALARGAIGGRGLPIIQRGLPRGGLRGGRATRTLLRGGMSLRGQNLLRGGRAVAPRMGLRRGGVRGRGGPGRGGLGRGAMGRGGIGGRGRGMIGRGRGGFGGRGRGRGRGRGALARPVLTKEQLDNQLDAYMSKTKGHLDAELDAYMAQTDPETND
- the CHTOP gene encoding chromatin target of PRMT1 protein isoform X6; this translates as MAAQSAPKVVLKSTTKMSLNERFTNMLKNKQPMPVNIRASMQQQQQLASARNRRLAQQMENRPSVQAALKLKQKSLKQRLGKSNIQARLGRPIGALARGAIGGRGLPIIQRGLPRGGLRGGRATRTLLRGGMSLRGRGMIGRGRGGFGGRGRGRGRGRGALARPVLTKEQLDNQLDAYMSKTKGHLDAELDAYMAQTDPETND